From the genome of Desulfobotulus pelophilus, one region includes:
- a CDS encoding TonB-dependent receptor — MQARTHRKRKHRTMFSLLSDRKIQSGEPSYKQKEGCRKKWSRSAYLLIGLFLLGLPHMADASPMSIRGKQQPVHIDPGPLETALHSFAHQTGVDLHFSSAETDGLHSSGLSGHLHPEEGLTRLAQEHGFRLIRRSANSFELVHGQNRTIMDSSTAMALPPILVMGEKVERSIQDTSSSVQVFDSRRIETAVNATEISDLLKMTPNIVDVGYGNHLPTVRGLDGAGPATGAVAFLAGTRPRLNVSLDGRSLTFNELAFGPQSLWDVGQVDIFLGPQSYMQGRNSIAGAVVLRSNEPSFAWEGAVKGSVGEQGYSQMAAMASGPIVEDQLAFRISADRQKRKSFVLLESYEPAGDPREFETTTLRTSLLYLPPGSPGLLTRFSVNHFDTRAPQGENMVAPPGTGSKLSGPRPVFETRSTSTIWDVEWEMSEGLRTETKIIYTDFDIQRITTAADAHADIEGREIQIEPTLHFQNSDGRLRGLAGLRYFRSSQDEFVNIFNGSNFDDKTETGSVYGEITYALLPRMDVTLGGRLEREQRKRKGGSKGIHHGGQVYSVEVDFDKTYSAFLPKLDLAWKVSPDHTLGAKVARGYRSGGAGITFDTPWTSFAFDEESVWNYELYSRHRLRDGQLELTSNIFFNNYEDMQLPYYINANAITIINAEKAQSYGAEMGVRWLPVSSLELFGGMGLLHTEIKRFSVASYEGNELPRAPSFSANMGACYRFASRFELSGSLSYKNSYYSYYDNDARGKISAYWMADLQLAYQLPKGRMVLFASNLMDKDHVVMISDNDMNAPVKTQPRMLGASLEWRF; from the coding sequence ATGCAGGCAAGAACCCATAGAAAAAGAAAGCACAGGACGATGTTCTCTCTTTTATCCGACCGAAAAATCCAATCCGGTGAACCCAGTTACAAACAAAAAGAAGGCTGCCGGAAAAAGTGGTCCCGTTCCGCATATCTCCTCATCGGACTCTTCCTGCTGGGGCTCCCCCATATGGCTGACGCTTCCCCAATGTCCATCCGTGGAAAACAACAGCCCGTTCATATTGATCCCGGTCCACTGGAAACCGCACTGCACAGCTTTGCGCATCAGACGGGAGTCGATCTGCACTTTTCTAGCGCGGAAACGGATGGACTTCACAGTTCCGGACTGTCGGGCCACCTTCATCCAGAGGAAGGCCTGACCCGCTTAGCCCAGGAGCACGGTTTCCGCCTTATCCGACGCTCAGCGAACAGCTTTGAACTTGTGCATGGACAAAACCGGACGATTATGGACAGCAGCACAGCCATGGCCCTTCCTCCCATTCTCGTCATGGGTGAAAAAGTAGAGCGATCCATCCAGGATACCAGCTCCAGTGTTCAGGTTTTTGATTCCAGAAGAATAGAAACGGCCGTCAATGCAACAGAAATATCGGATCTTCTGAAAATGACGCCCAATATAGTAGACGTGGGCTATGGCAACCATCTGCCCACCGTACGCGGCCTCGACGGAGCAGGACCGGCCACCGGCGCTGTGGCTTTTCTTGCGGGAACCCGCCCCCGTCTGAATGTTTCACTGGATGGGAGATCACTGACGTTTAACGAACTGGCCTTCGGACCCCAGTCCCTCTGGGACGTGGGGCAGGTGGATATCTTCCTGGGACCCCAGAGCTATATGCAGGGACGCAACTCCATTGCCGGGGCTGTCGTTCTCCGATCCAATGAGCCTTCCTTCGCATGGGAGGGCGCCGTCAAGGGAAGCGTGGGAGAACAGGGCTATTCACAAATGGCTGCCATGGCTTCCGGACCCATTGTGGAGGACCAGCTGGCCTTCCGGATCAGCGCGGACCGGCAAAAACGTAAAAGCTTTGTCCTGCTGGAATCCTATGAGCCAGCAGGAGACCCCCGGGAGTTTGAAACCACCACCCTCCGAACCAGCCTTCTCTACCTCCCTCCCGGATCACCGGGACTGTTGACCCGCTTTTCCGTCAATCACTTCGACACCCGTGCGCCTCAGGGTGAAAACATGGTCGCCCCTCCCGGTACGGGTTCCAAGCTCAGCGGACCCAGGCCTGTTTTTGAAACCCGGTCCACCAGCACCATCTGGGATGTGGAATGGGAAATGTCGGAAGGTCTCAGGACAGAAACCAAAATCATCTACACGGATTTTGACATCCAGCGCATAACCACCGCCGCGGATGCCCATGCCGATATTGAGGGCAGGGAAATTCAGATAGAACCTACCCTGCACTTCCAAAACAGTGACGGCCGTTTACGGGGGCTTGCCGGATTACGCTATTTCCGTTCCAGTCAGGATGAGTTTGTGAATATTTTCAACGGAAGTAATTTTGATGATAAAACGGAAACCGGCTCCGTCTACGGGGAGATCACCTATGCCCTTCTCCCCCGCATGGATGTAACCCTGGGAGGCAGGCTGGAGCGGGAACAGAGAAAACGCAAAGGAGGCAGCAAAGGAATCCATCACGGCGGGCAGGTCTACAGCGTTGAAGTGGACTTTGACAAAACCTACTCGGCATTTCTCCCCAAACTGGACCTTGCATGGAAAGTCAGCCCGGATCATACTCTCGGCGCAAAGGTGGCCCGTGGCTATCGATCGGGCGGTGCTGGCATCACCTTTGACACACCATGGACCAGCTTTGCCTTTGACGAGGAGTCTGTGTGGAACTATGAACTATATAGTCGCCACCGCCTTCGGGATGGGCAACTTGAATTAACATCCAATATTTTCTTCAATAACTACGAAGACATGCAGCTCCCCTACTACATCAACGCCAACGCCATTACCATCATAAATGCGGAAAAGGCCCAGAGCTACGGCGCAGAAATGGGGGTTCGATGGCTGCCCGTTTCCAGTCTGGAGCTTTTCGGCGGTATGGGTCTGCTGCACACGGAAATCAAGCGCTTTTCCGTGGCCAGTTATGAAGGCAATGAACTGCCCCGTGCCCCGAGCTTTTCGGCCAACATGGGAGCCTGCTACCGTTTCGCCTCCCGGTTTGAGCTGAGCGGCAGCCTGAGCTACAAAAACTCCTATTACTCCTATTATGACAATGATGCACGGGGAAAAATATCCGCCTACTGGATGGCCGATCTGCAACTTGCCTACCAGCTGCCCAAAGGCCGCATGGTTCTTTTTGCAAGCAATCTGATGGATAAGGATCACGTTGTCATGATATCGGATAACGATATGAATGCTCCGGTGAAAACACAACCCAGAATGCTGGGAGCCTCCCTTGAGTGGAGATTCTGA
- a CDS encoding AraC family transcriptional regulator: MKTIRILPKKKGEEEGGVHLPLPPDAGRGGVSMMSLASGIQLLFSDYSLHETTRMEYASFPAVFGFGFCLSGEILNQPGGFKAADAIGPDQSAVFHFTGESMKEVVARRRVIRLNIMMEPEKVEAFLGNELQMAIPSLHKLLRHPYRAFDSLTPAMKAALLQLASCPYEGRIRSLFMEGKALELMACKLDQLHSRKGPAPPEPGLKTGEIDRIHYAGELLIADLENPITLSEAARQAGMCRSRFHYCFREVYGMTPFHFLRHQRLEAAGRFLCEGKLNVTQAACAVGYASVSHFTKAFRQHTGCLPGQYRKKEPAP, from the coding sequence ATGAAAACAATACGAATTTTACCGAAAAAAAAAGGAGAGGAAGAAGGTGGCGTGCATCTTCCCCTGCCCCCGGATGCGGGCAGGGGAGGTGTATCCATGATGTCCCTTGCTTCGGGTATTCAGCTGCTTTTTTCCGACTACAGCCTGCATGAAACAACGCGTATGGAATATGCATCCTTTCCTGCTGTGTTTGGTTTTGGATTCTGCCTTTCAGGGGAGATTCTCAATCAGCCCGGAGGATTCAAGGCGGCGGATGCCATAGGTCCTGATCAGAGTGCCGTCTTTCATTTTACCGGGGAGTCCATGAAAGAAGTTGTGGCCAGGAGAAGGGTGATCCGGCTCAATATCATGATGGAGCCGGAAAAAGTGGAAGCCTTTCTGGGTAATGAGCTGCAGATGGCAATACCCTCTTTGCATAAACTGCTCCGCCATCCCTACCGTGCTTTTGATTCCCTGACACCAGCCATGAAAGCAGCTCTGCTGCAGCTCGCATCCTGCCCCTATGAGGGGCGTATCCGTTCCCTGTTCATGGAAGGAAAAGCCCTTGAGCTTATGGCCTGTAAGCTGGATCAGCTTCATAGCAGAAAGGGTCCTGCGCCTCCGGAGCCCGGTTTAAAAACGGGAGAAATTGACCGCATACACTATGCCGGTGAGTTGCTGATCGCCGACCTTGAAAATCCCATTACCCTTTCCGAAGCGGCCAGACAGGCGGGGATGTGCCGCAGCAGGTTTCACTACTGTTTCCGTGAGGTGTACGGAATGACTCCTTTTCATTTTCTGCGTCATCAGCGACTCGAAGCTGCCGGGCGTTTTTTGTGCGAAGGAAAACTGAATGTCACACAGGCGGCCTGTGCTGTGGGGTACGCCAGTGTGAGCCACTTCACAAAGGCCTTCCGGCAGCACACCGGGTGTCTTCCCGGACAATACCGCAAAAAAGAGCCTGCCCCCTAG
- a CDS encoding alkene reductase, whose product MGNKILFDPVTVGSHILSNRVVMAPMTRNRAGEGNVPTDLTATYYAQRATAGLIITEAAQISPQGVGYPLTPGIHSPEQLAGWKKVSDAVHAKGGTVYLQLWHVGRVSHPLLQPHGALPVAPSPIRPRGDAITLEGKKPFVIPRELDVHEIEEIVEQYARAAQNAMAAGFDGVEIHAANGYLIDQFLRDGSNRRKDDYGGSPANRLRFLADVTKAVSGAIGAEKVGVRISPENTFNDMEDSDPQTIFTALAHMLKPYGLAYLHVIEGDLAGGVSRVDYGEIRKAFGGIWMVNGGYTQKRAEEAVESGLADLVSFGSLFLANPDLVERFRKGARLNRPDPATFYGGGAEGYTDYPFMA is encoded by the coding sequence ATGGGTAACAAGATTCTTTTTGATCCGGTTACAGTCGGTTCCCATATCCTTTCCAACCGTGTGGTCATGGCACCCATGACAAGGAACAGGGCCGGAGAAGGCAATGTCCCCACGGATCTCACGGCCACCTACTATGCCCAGCGAGCCACAGCCGGACTCATCATAACGGAAGCCGCGCAGATATCCCCTCAGGGTGTGGGCTATCCCCTTACGCCGGGCATCCACAGTCCGGAGCAGCTTGCCGGTTGGAAAAAGGTCAGCGATGCTGTGCATGCGAAAGGCGGTACCGTGTACCTGCAGCTTTGGCATGTGGGCAGGGTTTCCCATCCTTTGCTTCAGCCCCATGGGGCATTGCCCGTAGCGCCCTCTCCCATTCGTCCCCGTGGAGATGCCATTACCCTTGAGGGGAAAAAACCCTTTGTTATTCCCCGGGAGCTGGACGTGCATGAAATAGAGGAGATTGTGGAGCAGTATGCACGGGCTGCACAAAATGCCATGGCAGCTGGTTTTGACGGTGTGGAGATCCATGCGGCTAACGGATATCTCATTGATCAGTTCCTCAGGGATGGCAGCAACCGGAGAAAGGACGATTACGGGGGCAGCCCTGCGAATCGTCTTCGGTTTCTTGCAGATGTTACGAAGGCTGTATCAGGGGCCATCGGAGCTGAAAAGGTGGGGGTGCGTATTTCACCGGAAAATACCTTCAATGACATGGAAGACAGTGATCCCCAAACAATTTTTACGGCCCTTGCCCATATGCTGAAGCCCTATGGTCTGGCCTACCTGCATGTGATTGAGGGAGATCTGGCAGGGGGGGTATCCCGCGTGGATTACGGAGAAATCAGAAAGGCCTTTGGCGGTATATGGATGGTAAACGGCGGTTATACACAGAAGCGTGCAGAGGAGGCTGTGGAAAGCGGACTGGCGGATCTTGTGTCCTTTGGCTCTCTTTTCCTTGCTAACCCCGATCTTGTGGAACGGTTCCGGAAGGGAGCCAGGCTGAACCGGCCGGATCCTGCCACCTTCTATGGTGGGGGGGCCGAAGGATATACGGATTATCCATTTATGGCCTGA
- a CDS encoding PLP-dependent aminotransferase family protein, which translates to MKRETQDKKYRYEEIHDRMMRMVAKGVYRPGERMPSIRELSRSMGVSLNTVKQAYLLLEDQRIIESRPQSGYYVRPRGFDLPRQPDFSGPDLSPVQIPSAHISSQILSHAADPGMVPFGAAIPADECIPAAKLSSIMASQCRRQLHDSTAYSMPPGHVRLRVQIARRLTLAGCDVDPDEILITTGACEAVFLALKTLCRPGDTLAIGSPVYFNFLDMFRELSLKILEIPSSPETGLCLDTLETTLTSQKPAACLVISNFNNPLGVSLTDTKKEEMVRILARHKVPLVEDDINGDLSFVNVRPSVARAWDKRGEVLLCGSFSKTLAPGYRVGWLAGGRFREQAFRLKMMVSLASASPTQLAVAEFLHSGGYEHHLRHIRRIYANKTAAMADAIHRCFPAGTRITKPEGGFTLWVEMPEAVDSMVLYEKAMAQGISIAPGSLFSTTSHFRHYVRLNAAAWSDRNAWALETLGKMARTLMDSS; encoded by the coding sequence ATGAAAAGGGAAACGCAGGATAAAAAATACCGCTACGAAGAAATACACGACCGCATGATGCGGATGGTGGCGAAAGGAGTCTACCGTCCCGGTGAGCGAATGCCTTCCATACGGGAACTGAGCCGCAGCATGGGGGTCAGCCTGAATACGGTGAAACAGGCCTATCTCCTCCTGGAAGATCAGCGCATCATCGAATCCAGGCCCCAGTCCGGGTATTATGTCCGTCCAAGGGGCTTTGACCTTCCAAGACAGCCCGATTTTTCCGGTCCTGATCTTTCTCCGGTCCAGATACCTTCCGCCCACATCAGCTCGCAGATTCTCAGCCATGCAGCGGATCCCGGCATGGTGCCCTTTGGTGCCGCCATTCCGGCGGACGAATGCATCCCGGCGGCCAAACTTTCCTCCATCATGGCCAGCCAGTGCCGCCGGCAGCTCCATGACAGTACCGCCTACTCCATGCCTCCGGGTCATGTACGCCTGCGGGTTCAGATTGCCCGCAGGCTGACCCTGGCAGGCTGTGATGTGGATCCCGATGAAATCCTTATCACCACCGGAGCCTGCGAAGCCGTTTTCCTTGCCCTGAAAACCCTGTGCCGACCCGGAGACACACTGGCCATAGGATCTCCGGTATATTTCAATTTTCTGGATATGTTCCGGGAGCTTTCCCTGAAAATTCTTGAAATCCCCTCTTCTCCGGAAACAGGGCTCTGCCTTGACACCCTTGAAACAACCCTGACCAGCCAGAAACCCGCCGCCTGCCTTGTAATATCCAACTTTAACAATCCTTTGGGTGTCAGCCTCACCGATACAAAAAAAGAAGAAATGGTACGCATCCTTGCCCGCCACAAGGTTCCCCTTGTGGAAGACGACATCAATGGGGATCTGTCCTTTGTTAATGTACGGCCATCCGTCGCAAGGGCTTGGGATAAAAGGGGGGAAGTGCTGCTTTGCGGCTCTTTTTCCAAGACTCTGGCCCCGGGATACCGGGTTGGATGGCTGGCTGGCGGCCGTTTCCGGGAGCAGGCTTTCCGGCTCAAAATGATGGTATCCCTGGCCTCCGCCAGCCCCACCCAGTTAGCCGTTGCAGAATTTCTCCATTCCGGAGGATATGAGCACCATCTCCGCCATATCCGCAGAATTTATGCCAACAAAACAGCCGCCATGGCTGATGCCATCCACCGCTGTTTTCCTGCCGGAACCCGTATCACAAAGCCCGAAGGCGGATTTACCCTCTGGGTGGAAATGCCGGAGGCCGTCGATTCCATGGTGCTTTATGAAAAAGCCATGGCCCAAGGCATCAGCATTGCGCCGGGCTCCCTTTTTTCCACCACCTCCCATTTCCGTCACTATGTGCGCCTCAATGCAGCTGCCTGGTCAGACCGGAACGCCTGGGCCTTGGAAACCCTCGGTAAAATGGCCCGTACCCTGATGGACAGTTCCTGA
- a CDS encoding DMT family transporter, which translates to MRNLLFYAFTVLIWGSTWIAITFQLGNMDPMASVALRFCLASLLLLIFCIFTRIRMRFSRQEHMAMALQGFFLFGLNYWFIYLSELHITSGLAAVLFSTIVLMNVINAALFLGNRIRFEAVWATILGLTGIVLVFQPELEGFHLSDSGLKGALFCLAGTWLASIGNILSARNQKKSLPIIQTNAFGMGYGGIMMVLFSIVLGKSLIPPFTFSYMSSLFYLAVFGSILAFGCYLSLVGSIGPEKAAYATLLFPIVALGFSTFLEGYQWSLSAAGGVGLILAGNFLMMKKKQTPEKEQKTDTPLTLPASVKKQAA; encoded by the coding sequence ATGCGCAATCTTCTCTTTTATGCTTTCACTGTTCTGATCTGGGGATCCACCTGGATCGCCATCACCTTTCAGCTGGGCAATATGGATCCCATGGCTTCCGTGGCCCTGCGTTTCTGTCTGGCATCCCTTCTTCTGCTGATTTTCTGCATTTTTACCCGGATCAGGATGCGTTTTTCACGGCAGGAACATATGGCCATGGCCCTGCAGGGCTTCTTTCTTTTCGGCCTGAACTACTGGTTCATCTACCTTTCAGAACTCCACATCACCAGTGGTCTGGCTGCGGTTCTTTTTTCCACCATCGTGCTCATGAATGTGATCAATGCAGCCCTTTTCCTTGGCAACAGAATCCGTTTCGAAGCCGTCTGGGCTACCATTCTGGGGCTGACGGGTATTGTTCTGGTCTTCCAGCCGGAACTTGAGGGATTTCATCTTTCCGACAGCGGACTCAAAGGAGCCCTCTTCTGCCTCGCCGGCACATGGCTGGCCTCCATAGGCAACATTCTTTCCGCCAGAAATCAGAAAAAAAGCCTGCCCATCATCCAGACCAATGCCTTTGGCATGGGCTATGGAGGTATAATGATGGTTCTTTTTTCCATCGTCCTTGGAAAAAGCCTGATACCACCCTTTACCTTCAGCTATATGAGCTCCCTCTTTTATCTTGCCGTCTTCGGCTCCATCCTGGCCTTTGGGTGCTATCTCAGCCTTGTGGGCAGCATCGGACCGGAAAAGGCAGCCTATGCCACCCTTCTTTTCCCCATTGTGGCCCTTGGTTTTTCTACTTTTTTAGAAGGCTATCAGTGGAGTCTTTCCGCAGCAGGCGGCGTGGGACTTATTCTTGCGGGTAACTTTCTGATGATGAAGAAAAAACAAACACCGGAAAAAGAACAGAAAACCGACACACCACTTACCCTGCCAGCGTCTGTAAAAAAACAGGCAGCCTGA
- a CDS encoding tetratricopeptide repeat protein — protein sequence MENPQKGSAPFYAHKRHKRGLNPFLLLFFLFFVFCLQGLVTASPERPLPRSLQQVLADAGLDMGEGRPAEALAKLEAFYEKNPEMEHPLLFFWLGNARLQLEDSAAALTAYRKAVKLAPEDSRIWQNLAIAAHDAKAYSEAAHAMERAWETCKEKKGTLLYHSGLFYLMDKNSAAAWQRLDRLMQLDDHPREEWVRAHAQAAMETGNERKSIALLEAILDREPEDRGMWELATHLYLRVKDYKKAAAALEIRLALEGEPKASDYRLLGDLYANLNLPARAATAYATAQEKGDGCPRLLVREVQMLQAAQQNEKALQRIEGGLKQAADPALFEVAMAIHMGENRYREAMDAGVRYLNGHKGQGHNSRMLLTLGYCAYKAGEPEMARKFLERIPERDKKAREEAGRLLAHLRAIQNAPPL from the coding sequence ATGGAAAACCCACAAAAGGGTTCAGCCCCTTTTTATGCCCACAAAAGGCACAAAAGGGGGCTGAACCCTTTTCTCCTTCTCTTTTTCCTTTTTTTTGTATTCTGTCTGCAGGGCCTTGTCACAGCATCTCCGGAAAGACCCCTGCCCCGTTCTTTGCAGCAGGTACTGGCGGATGCTGGGCTGGATATGGGAGAAGGACGGCCTGCCGAAGCCCTTGCAAAGCTGGAAGCTTTTTATGAGAAAAATCCGGAGATGGAGCATCCCCTGCTCTTTTTCTGGCTAGGTAATGCGAGGCTGCAGCTGGAGGATAGTGCCGCGGCCCTCACTGCTTACAGAAAGGCGGTGAAACTGGCTCCTGAAGACAGCCGGATCTGGCAGAATCTTGCCATAGCAGCCCATGATGCAAAGGCTTATTCAGAGGCGGCCCATGCCATGGAAAGGGCATGGGAAACCTGCAAAGAGAAAAAAGGTACGCTTTTATACCACAGCGGTCTGTTTTATCTGATGGATAAGAATTCAGCTGCGGCATGGCAGCGTCTGGATCGCCTGATGCAGCTGGATGACCATCCCAGGGAGGAGTGGGTCCGTGCCCATGCCCAGGCGGCCATGGAAACGGGCAATGAAAGAAAATCCATTGCTCTTCTGGAAGCGATACTGGACCGGGAGCCGGAGGACAGGGGGATGTGGGAACTGGCCACCCATCTGTATCTTCGGGTAAAGGATTATAAAAAAGCAGCTGCCGCTCTGGAAATCCGACTGGCTCTGGAGGGGGAGCCAAAGGCGTCGGACTACCGCCTGCTGGGCGATCTCTATGCCAATCTCAATCTTCCGGCAAGGGCAGCAACAGCCTATGCTACGGCCCAGGAAAAGGGCGATGGATGCCCGAGGCTTCTTGTACGGGAAGTGCAGATGTTGCAGGCAGCCCAGCAGAATGAGAAAGCACTGCAGAGAATTGAGGGTGGGTTGAAGCAGGCTGCGGATCCGGCCCTTTTTGAGGTGGCCATGGCCATCCATATGGGAGAAAACCGTTACAGAGAGGCCATGGATGCCGGGGTACGCTACCTGAACGGACACAAGGGGCAAGGTCATAACAGCCGCATGCTGTTGACTTTGGGCTATTGTGCTTATAAGGCCGGTGAGCCGGAAATGGCCAGAAAGTTTCTTGAACGTATTCCTGAAAGGGATAAAAAGGCCCGAGAGGAAGCGGGACGGCTTCTGGCCCACCTTCGTGCCATTCAGAATGCGCCGCCGCTGTAG
- a CDS encoding energy transducer TonB produces the protein MPPKALKEKGGSALLYPEKGSGSFFGRSVLVYVTATGLALLVTLGIFAMVPWMIGPPPDASDLERMVSVQLRDLRPPEPEPEPEPPKPPEEKPPEPDVPMEQIMQRPLPEVPQMEPIPFTPDLRLSAVPGPAIAPPPPAGPMTFEAGEVDVAPRTMVQTPPIYPFRARRMGIEGWVRVRFLVGTDGVPRNIHVLEADPEGVFEDAVIQAISNWRFEAAVMEGRRVAAWVVTPIRFQLGGN, from the coding sequence TTGCCACCAAAAGCCCTTAAAGAAAAAGGGGGCAGCGCCCTTTTATACCCGGAAAAGGGGTCAGGCTCGTTTTTCGGCAGATCCGTCCTTGTCTATGTGACTGCCACGGGACTGGCCCTTCTGGTTACCCTGGGAATTTTTGCCATGGTTCCCTGGATGATCGGGCCGCCGCCCGATGCTTCGGACCTGGAACGCATGGTGTCTGTGCAGTTAAGGGATCTTCGGCCACCGGAGCCGGAGCCTGAACCGGAGCCGCCCAAGCCTCCGGAAGAAAAACCTCCGGAGCCTGACGTGCCCATGGAGCAGATTATGCAGCGGCCTTTGCCAGAGGTTCCGCAGATGGAGCCCATCCCTTTTACGCCGGATCTCCGTCTTTCCGCCGTGCCAGGACCTGCCATTGCGCCGCCGCCTCCGGCCGGCCCCATGACCTTCGAAGCAGGGGAGGTAGATGTTGCCCCGAGAACCATGGTGCAGACACCCCCGATTTATCCCTTCCGTGCCCGGCGTATGGGCATTGAGGGCTGGGTTCGGGTACGGTTTCTGGTGGGTACGGATGGTGTACCCCGGAACATTCATGTACTGGAAGCCGATCCTGAAGGCGTTTTTGAGGATGCGGTTATTCAGGCCATATCCAACTGGCGGTTTGAAGCAGCGGTGATGGAAGGCCGCAGAGTAGCGGCATGGGTGGTAACCCCTATCCGTTTTCAGCTTGGAGGAAACTGA
- a CDS encoding ExbD/TolR family protein — protein sequence MINVRQSLRARNQGSDINIAPLIDLIFLLLIFFIVTTSFVKETGIDVDRPTASTGDLKEQGSILIGVDAAGGIFMDKEAIDMRSVRARVERALAEMPEASVVIVADKKTDTGIVVEILDHCRLARAKDVSIATKSP from the coding sequence ATGATTAACGTACGCCAGAGCCTTCGGGCCAGAAATCAGGGAAGTGACATTAATATTGCTCCCCTTATCGACCTGATTTTTCTTCTTCTGATTTTTTTCATTGTCACCACAAGTTTTGTGAAGGAAACGGGTATTGATGTGGACCGTCCCACGGCCAGCACCGGTGATCTCAAGGAGCAGGGCAGTATTCTCATTGGCGTGGATGCCGCAGGCGGAATTTTTATGGATAAGGAAGCCATAGACATGCGAAGTGTACGGGCCCGGGTGGAGAGGGCACTGGCAGAGATGCCGGAAGCTTCTGTGGTCATTGTGGCGGATAAAAAGACAGACACGGGTATTGTGGTGGAAATTCTGGACCACTGTCGGCTGGCCCGGGCAAAGGATGTGAGCATTGCCACCAAAAGCCCTTAA
- a CDS encoding MotA/TolQ/ExbB proton channel family protein: MMAGFQDILSHLSAGGGILWPLALVCLLMWAGIFERLFFFRRLLVKDLPPDTAVGMALDSSRTLPCGEGLSLRLIQDFRSRRSGICMLDRSILRECGLRIRRDLNRGIPQIQVLAAVSPLFGLLGTVKGMIVTFDVMAFAGTGDARGMAAGISEALVTTQCGLMVAIPGIIMAMYLTRQARRATYRLDRLYAMLERQLR; the protein is encoded by the coding sequence ATGATGGCGGGTTTTCAGGATATCCTGAGCCATCTTTCCGCAGGAGGAGGCATTCTCTGGCCCCTGGCCCTGGTCTGTCTTCTTATGTGGGCGGGTATTTTTGAAAGGCTGTTTTTTTTCCGCCGCCTTCTGGTCAAGGATCTGCCGCCGGATACGGCTGTGGGTATGGCCCTGGACAGCAGCCGTACCCTTCCCTGTGGGGAGGGGTTATCCCTTCGGCTGATTCAGGATTTCAGGAGCCGGAGAAGCGGCATCTGCATGCTGGACAGGAGTATTCTTCGGGAGTGCGGCCTTCGGATCCGGAGGGATCTGAACAGGGGGATACCTCAGATTCAGGTTCTGGCAGCGGTTTCTCCCCTTTTTGGTCTTTTGGGAACGGTAAAGGGAATGATTGTTACCTTTGATGTCATGGCCTTTGCCGGGACAGGGGATGCCCGCGGCATGGCCGCCGGTATTTCCGAGGCTCTTGTCACCACCCAGTGCGGTCTTATGGTGGCCATTCCCGGCATTATCATGGCCATGTATCTGACAAGACAGGCCAGAAGGGCCACCTATCGTCTGGATCGTCTGTACGCCATGCTGGAAAGGCAGCTTCGATGA